The following coding sequences lie in one Asterias amurensis chromosome 18, ASM3211899v1 genomic window:
- the LOC139950821 gene encoding uncharacterized protein, protein MREQCKFINSKLSQFVKHLMTVLSAILFTYYTVHVLDLPVDFYLWSRPEFTTRIFTRSDQDSLLVSSTPIKKTTAKRLFGPMEKGMSLDHADINSERFPQVKEMVSTSQAQTAALQLHHRFDGEDCS, encoded by the exons ATGCGAGAGCAGTGTAAATTCATTAACTCAAAACTGTCCCAGTTTGTCAAACATCTGATGACAGTCCTGTCCGCGATCTTGTTTACTTACTACACGGTTCATGTTCTAGATCTACCAGTAGACTTCTACTTGTGGTCAAGACCAGAGTTTACGACTAGAATATTCACCAGAAG tGATCAAGATAGTCTACTGGTGTCATCAACGCCAATAAAGAAAACCACAGCAAAGAGACTGTTTGGACCCATGGAGAAAGGAATGTCACTAGACCATGCAGACATTAACTCAGAACG GTTTCCACAGGTAAAAGAAATGGTCAGCACATCCCAAGCCCAAACCGCAGCCCTACAGCTACATCACAGATTCGATGGAGAGGATTGCAGCTAA